Genomic window (Campylobacter sp. RM16704):
TACTCTTTGTATTAATCTAATGAGCTCTCCAGGAAGTGGCAAAACAACGCTTTTAGAAGAAACTATAAAAACTTTAAAAGATGATTTAAAAATAGCTGTGGTTGAAGGGGATTTAGAAACTAATAATGATGCAAATCGCATTATCAAAGCAGGAGGATTAGCTCATCAAATCACTACAGGACAAACTTGTCATTTAGATGCTTTTATGGTACATGAAGCTTTGCATCATTTTAAACTTAGTGAACTTGATATAGTTTTTGTTGAAAATGTGGGAAATTTAGTATGCCCTGCAAGTTATGATTTGGGTGAGCATTTAAATGTAGTTTTGCTTTCAGTAACAGAAGGTAGTGATAAGGTAGAAAAATATCCAGTGATGTTTAGAAAGGCTGATTTATTAATCATTACTAAAGCTGATTTAGCTCAGCATTTTGACTTTGATTTTAAAGTAGCTTCCATGGCAGCTAAAAGATTAAATCCTAAAATAGATATTATGATTTTAGATAGCAAAACAAAAACAGGATTTGATCTTTGGATAAATTATCTAAAAATGAAAAAGGAGCTTAGCTAATGTGTCTTTCTATACCTTCTAAAATTTTAGAAATTGATGAGCTAAATTCAGCCATAGTAGAAACTTTAGGGGTTAAAAGAAGAGTGAGTTTGGATTTAATAAGCGAGCCTTTAAAAGTAGGCGATTATGTGCTTATACATGTGGGTTTTGCTATGGAAAAAATCGACACTCAAGCTGCACAAGAGAGTTTAAAAATTTATACCGATATAGCAGAGAAAATGCAAAATGGCCAAATTGATGAAAATGAAGGCGATATGGGGCTAAAAAATGGATTTAATTAATGATTTTAGAGATAAAGAAAGAATTTTAGCCTTAAAAGAACTTATTGCTTCTAAAATTACTAAGCCTATTAATATCATGGAAATTTGCGGTGGACATACGCATAGCATTATGAAATTTGGTTTACCTGATTTATTACCCAAAGAAATTAATTTTGTTCATGGTCCAGGCTGTCCTGTGTGTGTTATGCCAAGAGAGCGTATTGATGTGGCTTTAAAGCTTGCAAGTATGTCAAATACTATCTTTTGTGTATTAGGCGATATGCTTAAAGTGCCAGGAAGCTATGAAAGCTTAATTGATCTTAGAGCTAAAGGAGCTGATGTTAGAGCGCTTTATACACCTTTGGATGTGATAGACATAGCTTTAAAAAACCCTGAAAAAAATATAATCTTTTTTACCATAGGTTTTGAGACAACTACACCTATGAGTGGGGTGATTATAGAAAAAAGCATGGCTTTAAATTTAAAAAATTTATTTTTTCATATCAATCATGTGTTGGTTCCACCTGCAGTAGAAGCTATCATGCAAGATAAAAATGTAAAAATTGACGCCTTTTTAGGACCTTCTCATGTAAGCGTTATCACAGGATCAAACATTTATAAACCTATTGCTAAAAAATACAAAACTCCTATAGCAGTGAGTGGTTTTGAGCCAGTTGATATAATGCTTAGTGTGTTAAATATAGTAGAGCAAATGAATGTAAATACTTTTGAAGTTTATAATGAATATCACAGAGTAGTTAGCAAAGAGGGAAATTTAAAAGCCAAAGCTTTAGTAGAAAAATACTTTAAACCTTGTGATTTTGAATTTAGAGGTCTTGGAGTGATTGCAAATGGTGGACTTTGTTTAAAAGATGAATTTGCACACTTAGATGCTAGCAAAGTGTTTGATTGTAAAGTACAAAGTAAAGATGAAAGCAAAGCTTGTATTTGTGGTCAAATTTTAAGAGGCTTAGCTAAACCTTATGATTGTAAGGTGTTTGCAAAAGCTTGTACTCCAAAAAATCCCATAGGTAGCTGTATGGTTTCTAGTGAAGGAGCTTGTGCGGCTTATTATAAATACTATCAAGATAAGGCATAAAATGAAGCAAATTACTCTAGCTCATGGTGGCGGTGGCGAAGAAATGAATGCTTTGATAAACGAAATTTTTTCTATTTTTGAAAATGATGTTTTAAAAGAGGCAAATGATGCTGCTATTTTAGATGATTTGGCTTTTAGCACCGATTCTTTTGTACTAAATCCTATCTTTTTAAAAGATATAAATATAGGAAAATTAGCAGTTTGTGGTAGCGTAAATGATGTATTAATGGTGGGAGCAAAACCGCTATATTTATCGCTAGCTTTGATTTTAGAAGAGGGTTTTGAGATAGAAAAGTTAAAAATTATACTAAAATCTATAAAAGAAGAATGCGATAAAGCGGGAGTAAAACTAGTTTGTGGGGATACTAAAGTTGTTCCTAAAAATAAAGGCGATGAAATATATATTAATACTTCATGTATAGGTAAAAATATACAAAAAATCAATACCAAAGACTTAAAAAGTGGTTGTAGTATCTTAGTTTCAAGGGATATTGGAGCTCATGGTTGTGCAGTTTTGGTTGAAAGAAATAATTTAGAGGCAAATATCCAAAGTGATTGCAAAAGCTTAAAAGATGAAGTTTTAACACTTTTAAATGCAGATATTTCTATAAAAGCAATGCGTGATGCTACGCGTGGTGGGCTTAGTGCGGTTTTAAATGAATGGTCTAAATTGAGTAATTTAGAGCTTTTAATATATGAAGAAAAAATCCCAGTTTGCGATGAAGTTTTAGGGGTTTGTGAGCTTTTTGGGTATGAGCCTTATGAGCTTGCAAATGAAGGAACTTTTATTATTTGTGTAGATAAAAAAGATGAGCAAAAAACATTAGAAATTTTAAAACAATTCAATGCTAATGCAGCTATTATAGGTGAAATCACAGCTAATAAAAAAGCAAGAGTGGTTTTAGAAAATGCTTATGGAGCAAAACGCATTTTAGAAGCTCCAAAAGGCGAACTTTTGCCAAGAATTTGCTAATGCATGAGTTAAGCATTACAGAATCATTACTAGAGCTTTGCGAAGAATATGCTCAAGGAAAAATTATTGAAGAAGTGCATGTTAAAATAGGGCGCTTAAGCGGGGTTGAACCTCCACTTTTGCAAAGAAGCTTTGAAACTTTTAAAGAAAATAGTTCCTTATGTAAGAATGCTAAATTTATCATGCACATTCAAGAAGTAGTAGTTGAGTGTCAAAAATGCCATTTTAGCGGAGTGCTTGAAAATAATATCTTTTGGTGTCCAAAATGTGAAGATAAAGATTTAAAAATCATAGATGGGGAAGAACTTTATCTTATACAACTTGTTTTAAAAGAAAATGAGGATTTAGAAGACAATGGTAAATAAGGAAACCATTTTAGGTGTAGATTGTTTTTGGTGTACTCAGGCTGTGTTTGATGAAATTAAAAGTATAGTTTATACAGAAGTGGGTTATAGTGGTGGCAATCCAAATCCAAGTTATATAAAAGCGTGATAAATGGCGATGAAAATATAGAAGTAGCTAAGATAATATATGGTGAAAAACAAATTTCATTAGAAAAATATTAGATTTTTCTAAAAATGAACAATCCAACAAGCTTGGATAAACAAGGAATTGATGAGGAAATACAATATAGATCAGTTATTTTTTATCAAACCAATGAGGAGTTAAAAACTATTAGCAATCTTTTACAAAAGGTGCAAAAATATTATGCTAAAAGCATAGTTACGCAAGTTTTAAAACTAGAAAAATTTTATAAGGCAGAGGATTATCATCAAAAATATTTTAAAAATAATCCCAGCCAAGCTTATTGTAGATTTGTCATTGTGCTAAAGCTAGAAAAAAATAGTAAATCACTTCTAGTTTTTCTTTTTAGAAATAGGGCAAACTCCAAGCGGACAAGCTTGTTTTCCACTAAGTACTCTTATAGGACAAACAGCAAAAATACCTGTTAATAAAGGAATTAAGCCTAATAATCCCCACCAAGTTGAAAAATAAACCCCTAAAGAAAACGCCACTATGGCTAAAGCTATCCTTAACACTCTTTCTAATTTACTCATAATTTCTCCTTTTTGCTAATATTATAAATAAATTTTAAAAGTATTTCTGTGATAAAGTTACAAAGAAATTAGTATTATTTTAGATCTTTCAAGTTTGATTTTACCTTCTTTTTCTAATTCTTTTAAAATTCTTGAAACAGCTTCTCTAGCACTTCCTAGGTGATTGGCTAAAGCTTCATGGGTAATTTTTAAAGTATTATTACTAGCATTTTCTTTTAAAAAATCACAAATTCTAGAAGATAAAGGCATAAACAAAGCTTGTTCTAAAACTTTGATTAAAGTATTGAAACGCATGGTGATTAAACTTAAAACATAATTATTAATTTTTGGATATTTATTCTTTAAAATTTGAAAAATTGATGAGGGGATGATGGCTATACTTGTATTTTGAGTGCTTTGTATAAAAACATCATAAGATATACCATCCATACTACACTCAGAGCAAATAATACATTCATCATTTTCTTTAAGATGAAAAAGTGTAATCTCTTTTGCATTTGGAGTTAAAATAAAAGTTCTAAGTTCACCTTTTAAAATTTTAATAAAACCCAAGCATTTATTGTTTACTTTAAAGTTTTTTTCAATATTTTTTATTTGTACGTGTTTTTGCACAAGTTCAAGATCTTGTTTTTCTATTTCAAAACGAGAAAGAAAATTTTCCATGTTTTTAGGATTTTAAAAGCATTTTATATGCTTTAAAATTTTTAGTGGCAACTACAACCGCCACATTCACAACTTTGATTAAAGAATTTTTCTAAGGCATACATATTGGGTAGTTCAGTTACCTCATTTACCAATTCTTTATAAACAACCACACCATTTTTCACTACAAACACCGCTCTAGCTAAAATTCCCTCAAGTGGACCATCAGCCATTAAAACTCCATACTTTTCACCAAATTCTTTGGATACAAAATCACTTGCAACACTTAGATTATCTATACCCTCAGTTAAGCAAAAACGACTCATTGCAAAAGGTAAATCCATACTAATAATAATTACTTCTACTCCACTTGATGCTGCTTTTTTGTTAAATTCTCTTGCTTCAGTTGCACATACTGGAGTATCAAGGCTTGGCACACTAATAATGATTTGGGTTTTATCTTTTGGGGCGATTTCAATACCTGAAAGATCTCTAGCTTTTAAAGTGATATTTGGGGCTATATCGCCAACTTGAATATTATTACCTTTTAAATTTACTTTATTACCTTTAAATAACACACTATTCATTCTATCTCCTTTAATAATTTGTATTAATCATAATATAAAAAGATTAATAAAGTCTTATTTGCACATACCTGCTTCGATTAGAAAGCAAGAAGGTTGATAATTACTCTTTTTTATTTTATCGTATTTTGCATAGCTTAGATATAAAGTGTCTTTAGCTCTAGTCACTGCTACATAAAAAAGTCTTCTTTCTTCTTCTAAACTTCCACCCATACTCATAAGCTTTTGATTAGGAAATCTTCCTTGTGCAAGATCAATTACAAATACAAGTTCAAACTCAAGACCCTTACTAGCATGAATGCTTAAAAGATTAACCCCACTACCACTACTCATTTCACTAGCTCCAAGAGTTAAGAAATTATAGTATTTATAATTATCACTATAATTTTTTGCAAGCTCTTTTAATACAAACATTTTAGCTTCGATTTTTTCCAAAATTTCATTTTTTTTATTCAAATCCACATTTGAGTTTTTGTTAGTTGCTCTTTTGGTTGCTAAAATATCACAAATTTCTTTAAAATAATCATTTTCTAGAATTAAATTTACTAATCGGCTTGAAATTTTACATTCACTTGCCTTTTTTATAAAAATATAAATTTTTTCAAGATTTTTCGCACAAAGCTCATTGATTTTAGGTAGGCTTAAAATAGGATGGGTATTAAATTCACTTTCTAGGTTGAATCTTGATGGAGAAGCTAGTTCTTCAATATCATCAAAAAGCCCTAGTTGATAACTTTGCTTTTTGTATTTTTTTAAACTTACATTAGCATCAGGGTCTAAAAAACCTTTAATCAAACTAGAATGTCCAAGTTTTAATAAAGCATCGAAAATATCTTTTGCCAAAACTCCACCAACCCCTTTGGTGTATTCAAGTAAATGTATAAAAGCCATAATATCTTTTGGATTAAGTACAATTGCAAGCATAGAGCAAAAATTTTTAACTTCTAAACTTTCAAAAAAACTTCCTCCGCCTTTTCTTTTGCTTGCTATACCAAGTTCTCTTAAGGCTACTTCTACTCCATCAGCACTTGAATTATTTCGAAAAATAACAGCAATTTCATTAAGATGAACTCCACTTTGTAAAATAATTTTTGCAATGGTAGAGTATTGATCAAATAATTCATTAAAAGTTAGTAAGCTTGGGGCCTTAAAATTTCCCTCTCTAGTTACAATTAATTCTTTAGGATATAATCTTTCATTGTTTAAAATCACCTTATTAGCTAGTGCAAGTATGTTTTTGCTAGAACGATAGTTTTTATTTAAAGTAAAAATATTTGCATCGGCAAATCTATCTTTAAAGCTTCCTATAATAGAAATATCAGCTCCGTTAAAAGCATAAATACTTTGATCGTAATCTCCTACACAAAATAAACTCTTACTTTTAAAAGCGTCAATTAACGATCCTTGCAAGATATTTGTATCTTGATATTCATCAACTAAAATTTCATCAAATTCAAAATGATGTGAAATTAATACTTGTTTTAACTTAATGAGTAAGTCGTTAAAATCAATATAGTTAAATCGTGATTTTTCCTCTTCGTATTCTTTTAAAATATCTTCATAAATTTCAGCATAAATAGCTTGTTCATCATAATTTTGGCAAAACCAATTATAAAACTCATCCAAATTTATATTAGTATTTTGAAATAAAGAATATATATCATACAAATAGCTTGACATATAAGGTTTAGTGTCGCTTAAATGATGAAAAGTACGTTTTTCAAAAATAGAACGCAAAAGAATTTTAAGTTCACTTGCTGGCTTTAAAATAATATCGTGATTTAATTCTTTTAATAAAGTATAAGCTATACTGTGAAAAGTTCCTGCAGTTATCTTTAAAGTAATGCTTTTATCAAAATATCTATTAAGTCTTTCTATCATCTCTTTGCTAGCTTTATTAGTAAAGGTTAAAAGCATAATTTTTTCAGGCTTTATACCATTTTGAAGTAAAAATGCTATTCTTGCAACTATAGTTGAAGTTTTACCAGTTCCTGCACTTGCTATGATTAAATTATGTCCAAAAGGAGCACTAGCGGCTTTATATTGTTCTTCATTTAAACGAGATAAAGGCATAAAATTCCTAATTTAAAATTATATTTTGTATATCATTAAAATAAAAATGATTAACACCATCTTTATATTCATAATAAAGCGTAAGTTTATGAGAATCTAATATGGTTTTAACTATGTAAAGTCCAAGTCCAAAACTATCTTTGTTTTTTTTACCTTGGGTAAAAGCTTGAGTATAATATTTTAAATCTTTATCTAAAGACTTACCTTTATTCTTAAAACACAAATATTCTTTAGTTATTTCTATTGTTACTGTATTTTCTTCAGAATATTTTATAGCGTTATCTATCATATTTTTTATAGCTGTTGTAAAAAGCTTAAAGTCGACATTAACACTAAAGCTTTCTTTAATACTAATTTTAATTTTTTCATCATCATTCATAGCAATATCTTTTGCTTCATCTAAAAGATCTAAGATATTGTATTTTTTTAAATTGATTAAGCCAACTCCTGATGTAATTTGCTCGATAGCTGCAAATTCATTAATTAAAACTTCTAAACGATTGAAAGTCCCGATTAATCTTTCTTTATATTTACTATCTTTGATCATTTCAAGTGTTATTAAACCTTTGGTAATTGGAGTTTTTAATTCATGCATAATATTTCTTAAAAAAAACTGTCTTGAAGTATTGAGTTTTTGAATTCTTAAAATAGATTCATAAAAAGCCGTTGCTACTTGAGAAATTTCATCATTTCCTTTGCTGACATTTTGAATTTCATCAAGTTTATTTTCACCAAATTTATCAATTTGTCTTTTTAAGGCTCTTAATGGTTTTAATTTTCTAATAATAAAAACATATAAAATAAACAATACTAGCATTACTATACTGGCAATAAGTTTAATAACAAAATAACGATAACCTTGATATTCTAAATCTTTATACAAATAAAGTTTACCATTAAAAATGATTTTTAAATATACATTATCCTTTAAAGTGATAATCTCAACTACACCTGTACTAGTTTGGGCTCTTGCAATGGTTTCTGCTTTATATATGATTTTTCTAATAGAAACTGGATTAATTAATTCTACTATTTTGTAGTTTTTGGTTTGTTCTTGAAATTCTTTTTCACTAATTACATTATTAAAATATAGTAATCTAACATTAGCTATGAAAGAATATTTTGCATTAAGTTCATTAGTGTAATTTTGCTGATCGTATTTTATAAGCCACAAAAAAGCTAAAATCACACTAACGCTAGCAAGTAAAAAAACAAAGGTTATAGTATAAAAAATTGATGATTTATTCATTGGGTTAATTTATATCCTATACCTCTGATAGAATGAATATATTTTGGAGTTTTAGGATCATCACCAATTTTCTGTCTAATTCTACTAATGATTACATCTATGCTTTTATTACTAGAATCTTCACTAATAGAACTACAATTATATACAAGTTCTTCACGACTTACCACGCCACCTTCTTTTTTGATTAAATAACTTAGAATATCAAATTCGGCATTAGTAAAATTAATTTCTTGATCTTTCATAGTAATAGTATGCTTAAATTTGTCATAAACCAAATCTTTTTGTACTTGAGCTTGAGCAGTTTTGGTATTTGAAATTCTTCTTAAATGGCTTTTAATTCTTGCCTGAAGCTCTTGAGGATTATATGGTTTTGGTAAATAATCATCAGCACCTAAGTCAAGTGCTGCAACTTTATCACTAATATCATGTCTAGCACTTGAAATAATGATAGGTGTGTTATATTTTTTACGTATTTCTTCACAGACTTCAAGTCCATCAAGACCTGGTAAGCTTAAATCTAAAATAATTAAATCATAAGGATTTAAGGCAAGTCTTGAAAGACCTATATAAGGTTCATGTGCAATATCTACTTTCATATCAAACTGCTCTAAATATTCGGCTATAATCTCAGCTAATTCTAAATCATCTTCTATCATTAAAATATTTATCATTGTTTTCCTTTCTTAAAAAAGTAATGCTTTTACAAAACCACCTCTATTAATCCAAATTTTAACATATTCTTTGCCTTTATTCAATTCTAATGCTTTATTTAACTCTTTAAAATCAGATACTTCATATTGATCTACCCCTACGATAATATCTCCTTGTTCAAAACCTATTTTTTCAGCTTTTGATTTTGGAGTAACTTCGGTGATTAAAATACCACTAATATTTTCAGGTATGCGGTATTGCTGTTTATTTTTAGAATTTAATTCTACTAATTTTAAACCATCAATATAACCTTTTTCATATTGTAATGTTTTTTCATCAGTTTTTAACATAAATTTGACTGTTTTTATTTTATTATCTCTTTCGTAAGTTAATTCAATAGTTTGTTTTGGATCGATACTTCCTATATAATTTTTTAAATCCATAGGATTTTTAATAGTGGTTTTATCTGCTTTTATAATTAAATCACCTCTTTTTAATCCTGCATTATAAGCTGCTGAATCTTTTTGAACTTCTGTAATTAAAGCTCCTTCTTGATTTGTATAAGCTTTTTTAATATCTTGAGTTAAAGCTCCTATAACTACGCCTAAATATCCTCTTTCGATCTTGCCATACTCGATTAGTTTTTGTGCAATAGATTTAGCCATATTTGAAGGGATTGCAAATCCTATGCCGTTATTTCCTCCACTTCTTGAAAGTATAGCTGAATTTATCCCAACCAAGGCTCCTCTGCTATCTACTAAAGCTCCACCAGAATTTCCAGGATTAATAGAAGCATCTGTTTGAATAAAATTTTCGTATTGATTTAAACCTATATTATTTTTATTTAATGCTGAGATTATTCCGCTTGTTACACTACTTCCAACGCCAAAAGGATTACCTAATGCAAAAACAACATCACCTTCTAATAATTTATCAGAATCTGCAAAAGTTATAGCAGGCAAATTTTTAGCTTCAATTTTAATCACAGCTAAATCTGTTTTGGGATCAGCTCCAATTAATTTTGCTTTATATTCAGTACTAGAATCAGGTAAATTTACGGTTATTTTTTCTGCTCCTTCTATAACATGATTGTTTGTGATGATGTAACCATCATTTGAAATAATTACTCCAGAGCCAAGAGAACTAACTACTTCTTTTTCTTTATTTTTTTTATTTTTAGGAATTTGAGGAAAATCAAACCCAAAGAATTGTTTAAAATAAGGATCATTAAAAAAATCATCAATCCCAAAAGAATTGTTTCTCACTGTTTTAGTTGTTGAGATATTTACAACTGAATTTTTAACTTTTTGTATAGAATCATGATAAGAAAGTATAGTGTTTGGATTATTTGTTGGCAAAGATCTTTGAATATTATCTTCAGCTTGCTTAAAGTTAATATTAGCACTAAAAAGACTAGAAGCTGCCATTAAAGATAGAATTATTGATTTTTTCATTATTATTTCCTTTTATAAAATATTTTTACACAAGTATAAAATTTTATTTTTACACAATTGTAAATAAAAACCTTTAGTTTTAAAACTTATAAAAGTTGATTGACTAAGACTAAAGTTTATGATATAATCATGTAAAAAAAGGGATAATTAATGAGTAATAGTTTATATGAAACATTAGGCGTTTCACAAAATGCTAGCGCAGATGAGATAAAAAAAGCTTATAGAAAATTAGCAAGACGATATCACCCTGATATCAACAAAGAAAGTGGCGCTGAAGAAAAATTTAAAGAAATTAATGCAGCTTATGAGATTTTAAGTGATGAGAAAAAAAGAGCTCAATATGATAGATATGGAGATTCTATGTTTGGCGGGCAAAGCTTTCATGATTTTTCAAGAAATGCAGGTGGAGCTGATATAAACGATATTTTAAATAATATTTTTAATGGTGGTTTTGGAGGATTTGGTAGAGGTTTTAGCTCTAGTAATAATTTTAGTAGTGGTTTTGGAGGATTTGGAGGTTTTGAAGAAGATTTAGATTTGCAAGCTAGCGTAAAAATTCCTTTTGAAAAAGGAATTTTGGGTGGTGAACATCTAATAAATATTAGCAATGAACAGGTTAAAATTAAAATTCCTCATGGTATTAAAGATGGTGAAAAATTACGCATAAGAGGTAAAGGAAAAAGTTTTCAAGGTCAAAGAGGTGATTTAATTTTAAAAGTTGAGCTTGAAAAAAGTCAAGAATACAAAAGAGAAGATGATGATTTGTATAAAAAAATAGAAATTAGCCTAAAAACAGCACTTTTTGGAAATAAAATTAGTGTAAAAACTCCGAGAAAAGAAGTAAAAATTACCATACCACCAAATTCAAAAAATAACCAAAAGATTAGACTTAAAGGTTATGGAGTTCAAAATAGAAAAACAGATTTATATGGAGATTTGTATTTAATTTTAAATGTCAAACTTCCCGATATAAATACCTTAGAAGCTGATTTTGTAAAAATTTTAGAAGAGAAATTACCAAAGGAGTAAAAATGGAACATAGTTATGATGAGCCAGTATATTTAATAAGTGTAGTAGCTAAAGTTTTAAGTATCCATCCACAAACTCTAAGACAATACGAAAAAGAAGGTTTGGTAGAACCTAGTAGAACTGATGGTAAGATGAGACTTTATTCTCAAAAAGATATAGATAGGATTAAAATGATTTTACGTTTAACTAGAGATCTTGGAGTAAATTTAGCAGGTGTTGATGTAATTTTGAAACTTAAAACCAAAATAGATGAGTTTGAAAATACCATAGAAGAATTAAGACTAGAACTTGATAGAAGAGATAATCCCTCTAAATCAAGAGCAGTAATAAAACATAGAAGTAATTTTGATTTGATTTTTTTGGAAAAAATTAA
Coding sequences:
- a CDS encoding co-chaperone-curved DNA binding protein A produces the protein MSNSLYETLGVSQNASADEIKKAYRKLARRYHPDINKESGAEEKFKEINAAYEILSDEKKRAQYDRYGDSMFGGQSFHDFSRNAGGADINDILNNIFNGGFGGFGRGFSSSNNFSSGFGGFGGFEEDLDLQASVKIPFEKGILGGEHLINISNEQVKIKIPHGIKDGEKLRIRGKGKSFQGQRGDLILKVELEKSQEYKREDDDLYKKIEISLKTALFGNKISVKTPRKEVKITIPPNSKNNQKIRLKGYGVQNRKTDLYGDLYLILNVKLPDINTLEADFVKILEEKLPKE
- a CDS encoding heat shock protein transcriptional repressor HspR; translated protein: MEHSYDEPVYLISVVAKVLSIHPQTLRQYEKEGLVEPSRTDGKMRLYSQKDIDRIKMILRLTRDLGVNLAGVDVILKLKTKIDEFENTIEELRLELDRRDNPSKSRAVIKHRSNFDLIFLEKIK
- a CDS encoding DegQ family serine endoprotease, which codes for MKKSIILSLMAASSLFSANINFKQAEDNIQRSLPTNNPNTILSYHDSIQKVKNSVVNISTTKTVRNNSFGIDDFFNDPYFKQFFGFDFPQIPKNKKNKEKEVVSSLGSGVIISNDGYIITNNHVIEGAEKITVNLPDSSTEYKAKLIGADPKTDLAVIKIEAKNLPAITFADSDKLLEGDVVFALGNPFGVGSSVTSGIISALNKNNIGLNQYENFIQTDASINPGNSGGALVDSRGALVGINSAILSRSGGNNGIGFAIPSNMAKSIAQKLIEYGKIERGYLGVVIGALTQDIKKAYTNQEGALITEVQKDSAAYNAGLKRGDLIIKADKTTIKNPMDLKNYIGSIDPKQTIELTYERDNKIKTVKFMLKTDEKTLQYEKGYIDGLKLVELNSKNKQQYRIPENISGILITEVTPKSKAEKIGFEQGDIIVGVDQYEVSDFKELNKALELNKGKEYVKIWINRGGFVKALLF